The Prinia subflava isolate CZ2003 ecotype Zambia chromosome 13, Cam_Psub_1.2, whole genome shotgun sequence genome contains a region encoding:
- the LCAT gene encoding phosphatidylcholine-sterol acyltransferase — translation MGSSGAGVALLTLLLLLQPTSQFWLFNVLFPPTTTPEAPPTNSTPPVVLVPGCLGNQLEAKLDKPDVVNWMCYRKTEDYFTIWLNLNTFLPVGVDCWIDNTRVVYNRTSRKMSNAPGVHIRVPGFGKTYSVEYLDQSKLAGYLHTMVQNLVNNGYVRDQTVRAAPYDWRVGPQEQPEYFQNLKALIEEMHDAYQRPVFLIAHSMGNLHVLYFLLQQTQAWKDQYIGGFISLGAPWGGSVKPLRILASGDEQGIPLMSNIKLREEQRMTTTSPWMFPTTLAWPESHVFISTPSYNYTYRDYQRFFTDVNLEDGWYMWEDMKDLLKDLPPPGVDTYCLYGTGFPTAETYIYDERFPYEDPVDIIYGDGDDSVNTRSLELCKRWRDQQKQKVYVQELRGAHHFNMVFSNRTLSYINEILLGSKEEQGEPGQARPSPETGKLGKILREHKVLKEPKKN, via the exons ATGGGGAGCAGCGGCGCCGGGGTAGCTTTGCTGACGTtgttgctgctcctgcagcccacgTCCCAGTTCTGGCTCTTCAACGTCCTCTTTCCACCGACCACCACCCCCGAGGCTCCCCCGACAAACAGCACGCCGCCCGTGGTGCTTG TGCCCGGGTGTCTTGGGAACCAGCTGGAAGCAAAGCTGGACAAGCCAGATGTGGTGAACTGGATGTGCTACCGCAAAACAGAGGATTATTTCACCATCTGGCTCAACCTCAATACCTTCCTGCCAGTGGGAGTTGACTGCTGGATTGATAACACCAG ggtgGTGTACAACCGAACCTCTCGGAAAATGTCCAATGCCCCAGGGGTTCACATCCGTGTTCCTGGCTTTGGCAAGACCTATTCTGTGGAATACCTGGATCAGAGCAAGCTGGCAG GCTACCTGCACACCATGGTGCAGAACCTGGTGAACAACGGCTACGTGAGGGACCAGACGGTTCGGGCAGCGCCCTACGACTGGAGGGTTGGACCCC aggagcagcctgAATACTTCCAGAACCTGAAGGCGCTGATTGAAGAGATGCATGATGCATACCAGAGACCCGTCTTCCTCATCGCACACAGCATGGGCAACCTGCACGTCCTCtacttcctgctgcagcagacacaAGCCTGGAAAGATCAGTACATTGGGGGCTTCATTTCCCTGGGTGCCCCCTGGGGAGGCTCCGTCAAGCCCCTGCGTATCCTGGCGTCCG GTGACGAACAGGGCATCCCACTCATGTCCAACATCAAGCTCCGTGAGGAGCAGCGCATGACCACCACCAGCCCCTGGATGTTCCCCACGACCCTGGCCTGGCCCGAGAGCCATGTTTTCATCTCCACGCCCTCCTACAACTACACCTACCGCGATTACCAGCGCTTCTTCACCGACGTCAACCTGGAGGATGGCTGGTACATGTGGGAGGACATGAAGGACTTGCTGAAGGATTTGCCCCCTCCTGGGGTGGACACGTATTGCCTCTATGGCACGGGCTTCCCCACTGCAGAGACTTACATCTATGACGAGCGTTTCCCTTACGAGGACCCTGTGGACATCATTTATGGCGATGGGGACGACAGCGTCAACACGCGCAGCTTGGAGCTGTGCAAGCGATGGCGAGACCAGCAAAAGCAGAAGGTGTATGTCCAGGAGCTGCGAGGTGCCCACCACTTCAACATGGTCTTCAGCAACCGGACACTCAGTTATATCAACGAAATCCTGCTGGGGAGCAaagaggagcagggggagccaGGGCAGGCGAGACCCAGCCCAGAGACTGGGAAGTTGGGGAAGATCCTGCGTGAACACAAGGTCCTTAAGGAGCCTAAAAAGAACTGA
- the MATCAP1 gene encoding microtubule-associated tyrosine carboxypeptidase 1 — translation MGSGAAGGPGHGAPLCPCPCPSPPPPPAPRCSRGTRRLSETGAGSRRSEGAAGRGGLRAAASLPHIARGRGEEGGGRRSPCLLVALRPRNVEAERERFFQASFAYDPQFEYAEPVPAAVLDKYGAASDRFVAQAIRIIRTVLEKYGTYESFEVATGGRLLSKCQIWSVIRKYMQKEGCVGEVVVQLTDDLLSQAVMMVEDSRPTLAINLAGARQHWLEGMLRHEIGTHYIRGVNNTRQPWHSSEGRKQYSLKPANPTEEGLASLHSVLFRKQPFLWRAALLYYTIERASRLSFSALFQDLEQYVQDAGVRWEYCVRAKRGQTDTSQPGCFSKDQVYLDGILRILRHRQTIDFPLLAALGKVSYEDVNRLKKFGVLEKARIPHFMQDLERYMKQLDHIVTTNGLNEEELEQLLPD, via the exons ATGGGCTCGGGGGCGGCCGGCGGGCCGGGCCATGGCGCCCcgctctgcccctgcccctgcccctccccgccgccgccccccgcgccgcgcTGCTCGCGGGGAACCCGCCGCCTCTCCGAAACCGGGGCCGGATCGCGGCGGAGCGAgggcgcggcggggcgcggggggctGCGGGCCGCCGCCTCGCTGCCGCACAtcgcgcggggccgcggggaggagggcggcgggcggcgcagCCCCTGTCTGCTCGTGGCGCTGCGGCCGCGGAACGTGGAGGCGGAGCGGGAGCGGTTCTTCCAAGCCAGCTTCGCCTACGACCCGCAGTTCGAGTACGCGGAGCCGGTGCCCGCCGCCGTCCTGGACAAGTACGGGGCCGCCTCCGACCGCTTCGTGGCTCAG GCCATCAGGATCATCCGTACTGTCCTGGAGAAGTACGGGACCTACGAGAGCTTCGAGGTGGCCACGGGCGGGCGGCTGCTGAGCAAGTGCCAGATCTGGTCCGTGATCCGAAAGTACATGCAGAAGGAAGGCTGTGTGGGAGAG gtGGTGGTGCAGCTCACCGATGACCTGCTGTCCCAGGCAGTGATGATGGTGGAGGACAGCCGGCCCACACTGGCCATCAACCTGGCTGGAGCACGGCAGCACTGGCTGGAGGGGATGCTGCGCCACGAGATCG GCACCCACTACATCCGGGGGGTCAACAACACCcgccagccctggcacagctccgAGGGCCGCAAGCAGTACAGCCTGAAGCCCGCCAACCCCACGGAGGAAGGCCTGGCCAGCCTGCACAGCGTCCTGTTCCGCAAGCAGCCCTTCCTGTGGCGAGCAGCCCTGCTCTACTACACCATCGAGAGGGCCAGCCGCCTCTCCTTCTCTGCCCTCTTCCAGGACCTGGAGCAGTATGTCCAGGATGCTGGTGTCCGGTGGGAGTACTGTGTGCGGGCAAAGCGGGGCCAGACAGACACCTCACAGCCAG GCTGTTTCAGTAAGGACCAGGTGTACCTGGATGGGATTCTCCGCATCCTGCGCCATCGCCAGACCATCGACTTCCCGCTGCTGGCTGCACTTGGAAAG GTCTCCTATGAAGATGTGAATCGGCTGAAGAAATTTGGGGTCCTGGAGAAGGCCCGCATCCCCCATTTCATGCAGGACCTGGAGCGGTACATGAAGCAGCTGGATCACATTGTCACCACCAATGGCCTGAacgaggaggagctggagcagctgctgcctgactGA
- the TMEM208 gene encoding transmembrane protein 208 codes for MAPKGKAGTKGKKQIFEENRETLRFYLRIILGASAIYAVVNLVVFYSAASAWTWVAFFFSLVVYGTSYRSMNSMAKPSFTDDGSLADGGIDLNMEQGMAEHLKDVILLTAIVQVLSCFSLYVWYFWLLAPGRALYLLWVNILGPWLTAESSPAAQEPNEKKQRRQERRQMKRF; via the exons ATGGCG CCCAAGGGGAAGGCGGGCACCAAGGGCAAGAAGCAGATCTTCGAAGAGAACCGGGAGACGCTGCGTTTCTACCTCCGCATCATCCTGGGAGCCTCC GCCATATACGCCGTGGTGAACCTGGTCGTCTTCTACTCCGCCGCCTCCGCCTGGACGTGG GTCGCGTTCTTCTTCAGCTTGGTGGTCTACGGCACCAGCTACCGGTCCATGAATTCCATGGCAAAACCGTCTTTCACAGACGATGGCAGCCTTGCCGACGGGGGAATTGACCTGAATATGGAGCAGGGGATGGCAGA GCACCTCAAGGATGTGATCCTGCTGACAGCTATAGTCCAAGTGCTGAGCTGCTTCTCGCTCTATGTCTGGTACTTTTGGCTCTTG GCTCCGGGGCGCGCCCTCTACCTGCTGTGGGTGAACATCCTGGGGCCCTGGCTCACGGCCGAGTCCTCGCCCGCCGCTCAGGAGCCCAACGAGAAGAAGCAGCGCCGACAGGAGCGCCGACAGATGAAACGCTTCTAG
- the ELMO3 gene encoding engulfment and cell motility protein 3 isoform X1, with protein sequence MPPPKDVVKIAIQMVGAIPQLIELQQTKPLASVIKDVCDAWSLPNPERYALQYADGRQTYITESNRRDIKNGSILRLTTSPDQEAEQLYIGIQSKNVDVKTDSLKKLASLSQDITFAQEFISRNGLKQIYSIVEEGNDAGEMLAYTLKAFTELMEHDFVSWENLSTVFIKKIVSYVNMNAVDASIQQLSLSILENMVPTSRLLFEVVKKEVTLDRLLTHLQATNAQLQLKAMALLIALLLSATDAERRDMMDYLREKNIRQFIHKNIVHSSEPLGDEMAHYLYVLQSVSLNLCEHRMKMSMDPYSQEQRDLLQSLRQTAFESESEVPAGTFSTERRRSLCAKEFRKLGFMNNSNPAEDLRRAPPGLLALDNMVYFSRNTPNAYSRFVLENSSREDKHECPFARSSIKLTLILCEILHIGEPCSETAQAFYPMFFGQDHFFEELFCICIQLVNKTWKEMRATQEDFDKVMQVVREQITRTLSLKPTSLEIFKTRVNALNYSEILKLRQTERLHQEETLAVPVLELREKLKPELLELIRQQRLLHLCEGTLFRKISSRRRQDKLWYCRLSPNHKVLHYGDVEEGVRSPPIESLPEKIPVADMKMLLVGKECPHTKEKSSGKQNKDVLELAFSIVHDVEEYCLNFIAPTRYEFCLWTDGLNVLLGKEMTSERTQTDLDVLLSMELKLRLLDLENISIPDDPPPIPKPPSNLNFCYDFSQAEQ encoded by the exons ATGCCGCCGCCCAAGGACGTGGTGAAGATCGCTATCCAGATGGTCGGAGCCATCCCGCAGCTCATCGAACTCCAGCAG ACCAAGCCGCTCGCCTCGGTGATCAAGGACGTCTGTGATGC GTGGAGCCTGCCCAACCCCGAGCGCTACGCGCTGCAGTACGCGGACGGGCGGCAGACCTACATCACCGAGTCG AACCGCAGGGACATTAAGAACGGGAGCATTTTGCGGCTGACCACGTCCCCG GACCAAGAAGCAGAGCAGTTGTATATTGGGATCCAGAGCAAGAATGTGGATGTGAAGACTGACTCACTGAAGAAGCTTGCAAGCCTCTCCCAGGACATTACCTTTGCTCAAGAGTTCATCAGCAGGAATGGCTTGAAGCAAATCTACTCTATTGTGGAAGAAGGGAATGA TGCAGGGGAGATGCTGGCTTACACCCTCAAAGCCTTCACAGAGCTGATGGAGCATGATTTTgtttcctgggaaaatcttaGTACAGTCTTCATCAAGAAG ATAGTGAGTTATGTCAACATGAATGCAGTGGATGCATCTATCCAGCAGCTCTCCTTGTCTATCTTGGAGAATATGGTGCCTACCAGTCGCCTTCTCTTTGAGGTGGTCAAGAAAGAAGTGACCTTGGACCGTCTTCTCACCCACCTGCAGGC GACAaatgcccagctgcagctgaaggcgATGGCTCTGCTCATTGCGCTGCTGCTGAGCGCGACCGACGCCGAGCGCCGG gacATGATGGACTACCTGAGGGAGAAGAACATCAGGCAGTTTATCCACAAG AACATTGTCCACAGCTCTGAGCCACTGGGGGATGAGATGGCCCATTATCTTTATGTGCTGCAGTCTGTCAGCCTCAACCTGTGTGAGCATCGCATGAAAATGTCCATGGATCCCTACTCACAG GAACAGCGGGATCTCCTCCAGTCCCTGCGCCAAACTGCTTTTGAGTCTGAGAGCGAGGTGCCTGCTGGCACCTTCAGCACCGAGCGCCGGCGATCCCTGTGTGCCAAGGAATTCCGCAAGCTGGGCTTCATG AACAACAGCAACCCAGCAGAGGATCTCCGCCGTGCCCCACCAGGACTCCTTGCCCTGGACAACATGGTGTATTTCTCCAGGAACACTCCTAATGCCTATAGCAGG TTTGTCCTCGAGAACAGCAGCCGGGAAGACAAACACGAATGTCCCTTTGCTCGAAGCAGCATCAAGCTCACCCTGATACTCTGTGAGATCCTGCACATTGGAGAGCCAT GCTCGGAGACGGCTCAGGCCTTTTACCCTATGTTCTTCGGGCAGGATCATTTCTTTGAAGAGCTATTCTGCatctgcatccagctggtgaACAAGACCTGGAAGGAGATGAGAGCAACCCAGGAGGACTTTGACAAG GTGATGCAGGTGGTGCGGGAGCAGATCACCAGGACCCTGTCCCTCAAGCCCACGtccctggagatattcaagacCAGAGTGAATGCACTGAACTACAGCGAGATCTTGAAGCTGCGGCAGACGGAGCGGCTGCACCAGGAGGAGAcgctggctgtgcctgtgct ggagctgagggagaaACTGAAGccggagctcctggagctgatCCGACAGCAGCGTCTGCTGCACCTCTGCGAGGGAACGCTCTTCCGCAAGATCAGCAGCCGCCGCAGGCAAG ACAAGCTGTGGTACTGCCGCCTGTCCCCCAACCACAAGGTGCTGCACTATGGGGATGTGGAGGAGGGGGTGCGGTCTCCCCCCATCGAGAGCCTGCCAGAAAAAA TTCCTGTGGCGGACATGAagatgctgctggtggggaAGGAGTGTCCACACACAAAGgagaagagctctgggaagcagAACAAG gatgtCCTGGAGCTGGCCTTCTCCATTGTGCACGATGTGGAGGAATACTGCCTCAACTTCATTGCCCCCACCCGGTACGAG TTCTGCCTCTGGACAGATGGGCTGAATGTGCTTCTGGGCAAGGAGATGACAAGTGAGCGAACACAAACAGACCTCGATGTCCTGCTATCCATGGAGCTCAAGCTGCGGCTCCTGGACCTGGAGAACATCAGCATTCCCGACGACCCCCCTCCCATCCCAAAGCCCCCCAGCAACTTAAACTTCTGCTATGACTTTAGCCAAGCAGAGCAGTGA
- the ELMO3 gene encoding engulfment and cell motility protein 3 isoform X4, with translation MRATQEDFDKVMQVVREQITRTLSLKPTSLEIFKTRVNALNYSEILKLRQTERLHQEETLAVPVLELREKLKPELLELIRQQRLLHLCEGTLFRKISSRRRQDKLWYCRLSPNHKVLHYGDVEEGVRSPPIESLPEKIPVADMKMLLVGKECPHTKEKSSGKQNKDVLELAFSIVHDVEEYCLNFIAPTRYEFCLWTDGLNVLLGKEMTSERTQTDLDVLLSMELKLRLLDLENISIPDDPPPIPKPPSNLNFCYDFSQAEQ, from the exons ATGAGAGCAACCCAGGAGGACTTTGACAAG GTGATGCAGGTGGTGCGGGAGCAGATCACCAGGACCCTGTCCCTCAAGCCCACGtccctggagatattcaagacCAGAGTGAATGCACTGAACTACAGCGAGATCTTGAAGCTGCGGCAGACGGAGCGGCTGCACCAGGAGGAGAcgctggctgtgcctgtgct ggagctgagggagaaACTGAAGccggagctcctggagctgatCCGACAGCAGCGTCTGCTGCACCTCTGCGAGGGAACGCTCTTCCGCAAGATCAGCAGCCGCCGCAGGCAAG ACAAGCTGTGGTACTGCCGCCTGTCCCCCAACCACAAGGTGCTGCACTATGGGGATGTGGAGGAGGGGGTGCGGTCTCCCCCCATCGAGAGCCTGCCAGAAAAAA TTCCTGTGGCGGACATGAagatgctgctggtggggaAGGAGTGTCCACACACAAAGgagaagagctctgggaagcagAACAAG gatgtCCTGGAGCTGGCCTTCTCCATTGTGCACGATGTGGAGGAATACTGCCTCAACTTCATTGCCCCCACCCGGTACGAG TTCTGCCTCTGGACAGATGGGCTGAATGTGCTTCTGGGCAAGGAGATGACAAGTGAGCGAACACAAACAGACCTCGATGTCCTGCTATCCATGGAGCTCAAGCTGCGGCTCCTGGACCTGGAGAACATCAGCATTCCCGACGACCCCCCTCCCATCCCAAAGCCCCCCAGCAACTTAAACTTCTGCTATGACTTTAGCCAAGCAGAGCAGTGA
- the ELMO3 gene encoding engulfment and cell motility protein 3 isoform X2 yields the protein MPPPKDVVKIAIQMVGAIPQLIELQQTKPLASVIKDVCDAWSLPNPERYALQYADGRQTYITESNRRDIKNGSILRLTTSPDQEAEQLYIGIQSKNVDVKTDSLKKLASLSQDITFAQEFISRNGLKQIYSIVEEGNDAGEMLAYTLKAFTELMEHDFVSWENLSTVFIKKIVSYVNMNAVDASIQQLSLSILENMVPTSRLLFEVVKKEVTLDRLLTHLQATNAQLQLKAMALLIALLLSATDAERRDMMDYLREKNIRQFIHKNIVHSSEPLGDEMAHYLYVLQSVSLNLCEHRMKMSMDPYSQEQRDLLQSLRQTAFESESEVPAGTFSTERRRSLCAKEFRKLGFMNNSNPAEDLRRAPPGLLALDNMVYFSRNTPNAYSRFVLENSSREDKHECPFARSSIKLTLILCEILHIGEPCSETAQAFYPMFFGQDHFFEELFCICIQLVNKTWKEMRATQEDFDKVMQVVREQITRTLSLKPTSLEIFKTRVNALNYSEILKLRQTERLHQEETLAVPVLELREKLKPELLELIRQQRLLHLCEGTLFRKISSRRRQDKLWYCRLSPNHKVLHYGDVEEGVRSPPIESLPEKIPVADMKMLLVGKECPHTKEKSSGKQNKDVLELAFSIVHDVEEYCLNFIAPTRSASGQMG from the exons ATGCCGCCGCCCAAGGACGTGGTGAAGATCGCTATCCAGATGGTCGGAGCCATCCCGCAGCTCATCGAACTCCAGCAG ACCAAGCCGCTCGCCTCGGTGATCAAGGACGTCTGTGATGC GTGGAGCCTGCCCAACCCCGAGCGCTACGCGCTGCAGTACGCGGACGGGCGGCAGACCTACATCACCGAGTCG AACCGCAGGGACATTAAGAACGGGAGCATTTTGCGGCTGACCACGTCCCCG GACCAAGAAGCAGAGCAGTTGTATATTGGGATCCAGAGCAAGAATGTGGATGTGAAGACTGACTCACTGAAGAAGCTTGCAAGCCTCTCCCAGGACATTACCTTTGCTCAAGAGTTCATCAGCAGGAATGGCTTGAAGCAAATCTACTCTATTGTGGAAGAAGGGAATGA TGCAGGGGAGATGCTGGCTTACACCCTCAAAGCCTTCACAGAGCTGATGGAGCATGATTTTgtttcctgggaaaatcttaGTACAGTCTTCATCAAGAAG ATAGTGAGTTATGTCAACATGAATGCAGTGGATGCATCTATCCAGCAGCTCTCCTTGTCTATCTTGGAGAATATGGTGCCTACCAGTCGCCTTCTCTTTGAGGTGGTCAAGAAAGAAGTGACCTTGGACCGTCTTCTCACCCACCTGCAGGC GACAaatgcccagctgcagctgaaggcgATGGCTCTGCTCATTGCGCTGCTGCTGAGCGCGACCGACGCCGAGCGCCGG gacATGATGGACTACCTGAGGGAGAAGAACATCAGGCAGTTTATCCACAAG AACATTGTCCACAGCTCTGAGCCACTGGGGGATGAGATGGCCCATTATCTTTATGTGCTGCAGTCTGTCAGCCTCAACCTGTGTGAGCATCGCATGAAAATGTCCATGGATCCCTACTCACAG GAACAGCGGGATCTCCTCCAGTCCCTGCGCCAAACTGCTTTTGAGTCTGAGAGCGAGGTGCCTGCTGGCACCTTCAGCACCGAGCGCCGGCGATCCCTGTGTGCCAAGGAATTCCGCAAGCTGGGCTTCATG AACAACAGCAACCCAGCAGAGGATCTCCGCCGTGCCCCACCAGGACTCCTTGCCCTGGACAACATGGTGTATTTCTCCAGGAACACTCCTAATGCCTATAGCAGG TTTGTCCTCGAGAACAGCAGCCGGGAAGACAAACACGAATGTCCCTTTGCTCGAAGCAGCATCAAGCTCACCCTGATACTCTGTGAGATCCTGCACATTGGAGAGCCAT GCTCGGAGACGGCTCAGGCCTTTTACCCTATGTTCTTCGGGCAGGATCATTTCTTTGAAGAGCTATTCTGCatctgcatccagctggtgaACAAGACCTGGAAGGAGATGAGAGCAACCCAGGAGGACTTTGACAAG GTGATGCAGGTGGTGCGGGAGCAGATCACCAGGACCCTGTCCCTCAAGCCCACGtccctggagatattcaagacCAGAGTGAATGCACTGAACTACAGCGAGATCTTGAAGCTGCGGCAGACGGAGCGGCTGCACCAGGAGGAGAcgctggctgtgcctgtgct ggagctgagggagaaACTGAAGccggagctcctggagctgatCCGACAGCAGCGTCTGCTGCACCTCTGCGAGGGAACGCTCTTCCGCAAGATCAGCAGCCGCCGCAGGCAAG ACAAGCTGTGGTACTGCCGCCTGTCCCCCAACCACAAGGTGCTGCACTATGGGGATGTGGAGGAGGGGGTGCGGTCTCCCCCCATCGAGAGCCTGCCAGAAAAAA TTCCTGTGGCGGACATGAagatgctgctggtggggaAGGAGTGTCCACACACAAAGgagaagagctctgggaagcagAACAAG gatgtCCTGGAGCTGGCCTTCTCCATTGTGCACGATGTGGAGGAATACTGCCTCAACTTCATTGCCCCCACCCG TTCTGCCTCTGGACAGATGGGCTGA
- the ELMO3 gene encoding engulfment and cell motility protein 3 isoform X3 has product MPPPKDVVKIAIQMVGAIPQLIELQQTKPLASVIKDVCDAWSLPNPERYALQYADGRQTYITESNRRDIKNGSILRLTTSPDQEAEQLYIGIQSKNVDVKTDSLKKLASLSQDITFAQEFISRNGLKQIYSIVEEGNDAGEMLAYTLKAFTELMEHDFVSWENLSTVFIKKIVSYVNMNAVDASIQQLSLSILENMVPTSRLLFEVVKKEVTLDRLLTHLQATNAQLQLKAMALLIALLLSATDAERRDMMDYLREKNIRQFIHKNIVHSSEPLGDEMAHYLYVLQSVSLNLCEHRMKMSMDPYSQEQRDLLQSLRQTAFESESEVPAGTFSTERRRSLCAKEFRKLGFMNNSNPAEDLRRAPPGLLALDNMVYFSRNTPNAYSRFVLENSSREDKHECPFARSSIKLTLILCEILHIGEPCSETAQAFYPMFFGQDHFFEELFCICIQLVNKTWKEMRATQEDFDKVMQVVREQITRTLSLKPTSLEIFKTRVNALNYSEILKLRQTERLHQEETLAVPVLELREKLKPELLELIRQQRLLHLCEGTLFRKISSRRRQDKLWYCRLSPNHKVLHYGDVEEGVRSPPIESLPEKIPVADMKMLLVGKECPHTKEKSSGKQNKSWEESI; this is encoded by the exons ATGCCGCCGCCCAAGGACGTGGTGAAGATCGCTATCCAGATGGTCGGAGCCATCCCGCAGCTCATCGAACTCCAGCAG ACCAAGCCGCTCGCCTCGGTGATCAAGGACGTCTGTGATGC GTGGAGCCTGCCCAACCCCGAGCGCTACGCGCTGCAGTACGCGGACGGGCGGCAGACCTACATCACCGAGTCG AACCGCAGGGACATTAAGAACGGGAGCATTTTGCGGCTGACCACGTCCCCG GACCAAGAAGCAGAGCAGTTGTATATTGGGATCCAGAGCAAGAATGTGGATGTGAAGACTGACTCACTGAAGAAGCTTGCAAGCCTCTCCCAGGACATTACCTTTGCTCAAGAGTTCATCAGCAGGAATGGCTTGAAGCAAATCTACTCTATTGTGGAAGAAGGGAATGA TGCAGGGGAGATGCTGGCTTACACCCTCAAAGCCTTCACAGAGCTGATGGAGCATGATTTTgtttcctgggaaaatcttaGTACAGTCTTCATCAAGAAG ATAGTGAGTTATGTCAACATGAATGCAGTGGATGCATCTATCCAGCAGCTCTCCTTGTCTATCTTGGAGAATATGGTGCCTACCAGTCGCCTTCTCTTTGAGGTGGTCAAGAAAGAAGTGACCTTGGACCGTCTTCTCACCCACCTGCAGGC GACAaatgcccagctgcagctgaaggcgATGGCTCTGCTCATTGCGCTGCTGCTGAGCGCGACCGACGCCGAGCGCCGG gacATGATGGACTACCTGAGGGAGAAGAACATCAGGCAGTTTATCCACAAG AACATTGTCCACAGCTCTGAGCCACTGGGGGATGAGATGGCCCATTATCTTTATGTGCTGCAGTCTGTCAGCCTCAACCTGTGTGAGCATCGCATGAAAATGTCCATGGATCCCTACTCACAG GAACAGCGGGATCTCCTCCAGTCCCTGCGCCAAACTGCTTTTGAGTCTGAGAGCGAGGTGCCTGCTGGCACCTTCAGCACCGAGCGCCGGCGATCCCTGTGTGCCAAGGAATTCCGCAAGCTGGGCTTCATG AACAACAGCAACCCAGCAGAGGATCTCCGCCGTGCCCCACCAGGACTCCTTGCCCTGGACAACATGGTGTATTTCTCCAGGAACACTCCTAATGCCTATAGCAGG TTTGTCCTCGAGAACAGCAGCCGGGAAGACAAACACGAATGTCCCTTTGCTCGAAGCAGCATCAAGCTCACCCTGATACTCTGTGAGATCCTGCACATTGGAGAGCCAT GCTCGGAGACGGCTCAGGCCTTTTACCCTATGTTCTTCGGGCAGGATCATTTCTTTGAAGAGCTATTCTGCatctgcatccagctggtgaACAAGACCTGGAAGGAGATGAGAGCAACCCAGGAGGACTTTGACAAG GTGATGCAGGTGGTGCGGGAGCAGATCACCAGGACCCTGTCCCTCAAGCCCACGtccctggagatattcaagacCAGAGTGAATGCACTGAACTACAGCGAGATCTTGAAGCTGCGGCAGACGGAGCGGCTGCACCAGGAGGAGAcgctggctgtgcctgtgct ggagctgagggagaaACTGAAGccggagctcctggagctgatCCGACAGCAGCGTCTGCTGCACCTCTGCGAGGGAACGCTCTTCCGCAAGATCAGCAGCCGCCGCAGGCAAG ACAAGCTGTGGTACTGCCGCCTGTCCCCCAACCACAAGGTGCTGCACTATGGGGATGTGGAGGAGGGGGTGCGGTCTCCCCCCATCGAGAGCCTGCCAGAAAAAA TTCCTGTGGCGGACATGAagatgctgctggtggggaAGGAGTGTCCACACACAAAGgagaagagctctgggaagcagAACAAG agctgggaggagtCCATCTGA